The proteins below come from a single Aptenodytes patagonicus chromosome 2, bAptPat1.pri.cur, whole genome shotgun sequence genomic window:
- the CRH gene encoding corticoliberin, protein MKIPLLVSTGILLVTLLPCQECRALSKSPVAAHGALHQPDFFQQQQQQQQQTPPVLLRMGEEYFLRLGNLNKRPVGSFSASSSSTGHLQPEASASNFFRAAMQQLQQLPERSLGSPEQGEAEGEAVEREKRSEEPPISLDLTFHLLREVLEMARAEQLAQQAHSNRKLMEIIGK, encoded by the coding sequence ATGAAGATCCCGCTGCTGGTCTCCACGGGAATCCTGCTGGtcaccctcctgccctgccaggagTGCAGAGCTCTCAGCAAGAGCCCGGTAGCCGCCCACGGGGCTCTGCACCAGCCAGatttcttccagcagcagcagcagcagcagcagcaaactccGCCCGTCCTGCTCCGCATGGGAGAAGAGTATTTCCTGCGCCTGGGCAACCTCAACAAGAGGCCCGTTGGCTCTTTCTccgcctcttccagcagcaccggccacCTACAGCCCGAAGCCTCCGCCAGCAACTTTTTCCGGGCGGCGATGcaacagctgcagcagctgcccgAGCGCTCGCTGGGGAGCCCCGAGCAGGGCGAAGCCGAGGGTGAGGCCGTGGAGAGGGAGAAGCGATCCGAGGAGCCCCCTATTTCTCTGGATCTGACTTTCCACCTCCTGCGAGAAGTCTTGGAGATGGCCCGAGCCGAGCAGCTAGCGCAGCAAGCTCACAGCAACAGGAAACTGATGGAGATAATCGGGAAATGA